A window from Peromyscus eremicus chromosome 5, PerEre_H2_v1, whole genome shotgun sequence encodes these proteins:
- the Gipc1 gene encoding PDZ domain-containing protein GIPC1, whose product MPLGLGRRKKAPPLVENEEAEPGRSGLGVGEPGPLGGSGAGESQMGLPPPPAALRPRLVFHTQLAHGSPTGRIEGFTNVKELYGKIAEAFRLPAAEVMFCTLNTHKVDMDKLLGGQIGLEDFIFAHVKGQRKEVEVFKSEEALGLTITDNGAGYAFIKRIKEGSVIDHIQLISVGDMIEAINGQSLLGCRHYEVARLLKELPRGRTFTLKLTEPRKAFDMISQRSAGGHPGSGPQLGTGRGTLRLRSRGPATVEDLPSAFEEKAIEKVDDLLESYMGIRDTELAATMVELGKDKRNPDELAEALDERLGDFAFPDEFVFDVWGAIGDAKVGRY is encoded by the exons ATGCCACTGGGACTGGGGCGGCGGAAAAAGGCACCACCTCTGGTGGAAAATGAAGAGGCGGAGCCAGGCCGGAGCGGACTGGGAGTGGGGGAACCCGGGCCCCTGGGTGGAAGTGGAGCAGGGGAATCCCAGATGGGCTTGCCCCCACCTCCTGCTGCCCTCCGCCCTCGCCTCGTATTCCATACCCAGCTGGCCCACGGTAGCCCCACGGGCCGCATCGAGGGCTTCACCAATGTCAAGGAGCTGTATGGCAAGATCGCTGAGGCCTTCCGACTACCAGCTGCTGAG GTGATGTTCTGCACCCTCAACACCCATAAAGTGGATATGGACAAGCTCCTAGGGGGCCAGATCGGACTGGAGGACTTCATCTTTGCCCACGTCAAGGGGCAGCGCAAAGAGGTGGAAGTGTTCAAGTCTGAGGAGGCGCTGGGGCTCACCATCACCGACAACGGGGCCGGCTATGCCTTCATTAAG CGCATCAAGGAAGGCAGTGTGATAGACCACATCCAGCTCATCAGCGTGGGTGACATGATTGAAGCCATCAACGGGCAGAGCCTGCTGGGCTGTCGGCACTATGAAGTTGCCAGGCTCCTCAAGGAACTGCCCCGAGGCCGCACCTtcaccctcaaactcacagagcctcGAAAAGCCTTTG ACATGATCAGCCAGCGTTCAGCGGGTGGCCACCCTGGCTCGGGCCCACAACTGGGCACTGGCCGAGGGACCCTCAGGCTGCGATCCCGGGGCCCTGCCACAGTGGAGGATCTG CCATCGGCCTTTGAGGAAAAGGCCATTGAGAAAGTGGATGACTTGCTAGAGAGCTACATGGGGATCAGAGACACAGAACTTG CTGCCACCATGGTGGAGCTGGGAAAAGACAAAAGGAACCCAGATGAACTGGCAGAGGCGCTGGATGAACGGCTCGGTGACTTCGCATTCCCAGACGAATTCGTCTTTGATGTCTGGGGAGCCATCGGGGATGCCAAGGTTGGCCGCTACTAA
- the Ptger1 gene encoding prostaglandin E2 receptor EP1 subtype, protein MSPCGLNASLVDEEATTCATPRLPNTSAVLPVGDSSTSPALPIFSMTLGAVSNVLALALLAQAAGRQRRRHSAATFLLFVASLLAIDLAGHVIPGALVLRLYAAGRSPAGGACHFLGGCMVFFGLCPLLLGCGMAVERCVGVTQPLLHAARVSVAHARLALATLAAMALAVALLPLAHVGRYELQYPGTWCFISLGPPGGWRQALLAGLFAGLGLAALLAALVCNTLSGLALLRARWRRRRSRRLRETTGPDDRRRWGSRGPRLASTSSASSIASASATLRSSRGGSSARRVRAHDVEMVGQLVGIMVVSCICWSPLLVLVVLAVGGWNSSSLQRPLFLAVRLASWNQILDPWVYILLRQAVLRQLLRLLPLRAGAKDGPTELGLTKSAWEASSLRSSRHSGFSHL, encoded by the exons ATGAGCCCCTGCGGGCTTAACGCGAGCCTAGTGGACGAGGAGGCAACAACGTGTGCAACACCCAGGCTCCCCAACACATCTGCGGTGCTACCAGTAGGCGATTCCAGCACATCACCAGCGCTGCCTATCTTCTCCATGACCCTGGGTGCAGTGTCCAACGTGCTGGCGCTGGCGCTGCTGGCACAAGCTGCAGGTCGTCAGCGGCGGCGCCACTCAGCTGCCACCTTTTTGTTGTTCGTTGCCAGCCTGCTGGCCATCGACCTGGCAGGCCATGTGATCCCGGGCGCGCTGGTGCTTCGCCTGTATGCTGCGGGACGTTCACCTGCTGGCGGGGCCTGTCATTTCTTGGGAGGCTGCATGGTCTTCTTCGGCCTGTGCCCACTTTTGCTTGGCTGCGGCATGGCCGTGGAGCGCTGCGTGGGTGTCACGCAGCCGCTGCTCCACGCGGCGCGCGTGTCGGTGGCCCACGCACGCCTGGCACTGGCCACGCTGGCCGCCATGGCTTTGGCAGTGGCGCTGCTGCCGCTAGCACATGTGGGTCGCTACGAGCTACAGTACCCTGGCACCTGGTGTTTCATTAGCCTTGGGCCTCCTGGAGGTTGGCGCCAGGCATTGCTTGCCGGCCTCTTCGCCGGCCTTGGCCTGGCCGCGCTCCTTGCGGCACTCGTGTGCAATACACTCAGCGGCCTGGCGCTCCTGCGAGCCCGCTGGAGGCGTCGCCGCTCTCGACGTCTCCGTGAGACCACAGGTCCCGATGATCGCCGGCGCTGGGGGTCCCGTGGACCCCGCTTGGCCTCCACCTCGTCTGCCTCTTCCATCGCTTCAGCCTCCGCCACCCTCCGCAGCTCCCGGGGCGGCAGCTCGGCGCGTAGGGTTCGCGCACACGACGTGGAGATGGTGGGCCAGCTCGTGGGCATCATGGTGGTGTCGTGCATCTGCTGGAGCCCTCTGCTG GTGTTGGTGGTGTTGGCCGTCGGGGGCTGGAATTCTAGCTCCCTGCAGCGGCCGCTCTTTCTGGCTGTGCGCCTCGCGTCGTGGAACCAGATCCTGGACCCATGGGTGTACATCCTGCTGCGCCAGGCCGTGCTGCGCCAACTGCTTCGCCTCCTACCCCTGAGGGCCGGTGCTAAGGATGGCCCAACCGAGCTGGGCCTAACCAAGAGTGCCTGGGAAGCCAGTTCATTGCGTAGCTCCCGGCACAGTGGCTTCAGCCACCTCTGA